A genomic window from Nicotiana sylvestris chromosome 11, ASM39365v2, whole genome shotgun sequence includes:
- the LOC138881142 gene encoding uncharacterized protein gives MSKIAIMLQLNGNWDNYGRFRDFEVDAIVVDENASYSILISTIAEQLSIDTSEKIVEIKYMVNDNCPPMEIRNDMGVRVYMETKKENKNLGSYQLCISVRDFNMELAITNDNTSAGSSGSIKLLDMPSSPAIEEYQSEIITESTQTAIEEGQVYQDKQTVAAAMKHFSVMHKFQFRVKRSSRRRYGDICGEKTNKSSVILKICLLLVCVGENCKWHFKATSINNSAMFKIRSFNRQHTCSLMDETFIQRKRTADVVGSMVIPKYCDPKTVYTPKDIQTDMLSEHGVNLSYMQSWRAKEKDLQFLRGNPADSYSKLPKYFYILEETYPGSVVKLKKTADECFLYAFVALCTSISGWQHCRPVVVVDGTFLKSAYRGIMLTASTMDAAGTILPLAYAVVDSENDASWKWFFEQFKQSYGERPSMCVVSDRNETRSYTLDEFNERMSKIEEVDPRVKSYLYDIGYHRWSRVHATVNRTWTMTSNIAESLNAVTKDARELPIFDLLEYMWTLLERWTNEKLLKAKGNFTFLGAKFNKELDDNRTISQKLKVRASTDHIHTVVDGVKRYIVCLENKKCRCGQFQLEELPCAHALAALRHKNKIYENYCSLYYTRESLLRMYEMPVNPLPDESKWNVPQHILDEVVKPPTGDKRQPGRPKKERYKTYDEIKSKKYKVSCGNCGGEGHNKRSCKNAPKKK, from the exons ATGTCTAAAATTGCAAtcatgctacaattgaatgggaattgggataacTATGGCAGATTTAGAGATTTTGAAGTTGATGCCATTGTGGTAGATGAGAATGCAAGCTACAGTATTCTGATTTCTACAATTGCAGAACAACTATCGATTGATACTTCAgaaaaaattgtagaaatcaaATACATGGTGAACGACAATTGTCCCCCAATGGAGATTAGGAATGATATGGGGGTTCGTGTGTATATGGAGaccaaaaaggagaataaaaactTAGGTTCATATCAGTTATGTATAAGTGTAcgagatttcaatatggaattggcaATCACCAACGATAACACAAGTGCAG GTTCATCTGGATCcataaagttacttgatatgccatcATCTCCAGCTATAGaggaatatcaaagtgaaataataacagaATCTACGCAAACTGCTATTGAAGAAGGACAAGTGTATCAGGACAAACAAACTGTAGCTGCTGCAATGAAGCACTTTTCTGTGATGCACAAGTTCCAGTTCAGAGTTAAAAGATCTAGTCGTAGAAGGTATGGAGATATTTGTGGAGAAAAGACCAATAAAAGCAGTGTTATACTCAAGATATGT CTACTGCTTGTATGCGTTGGTGAAAACTGTAAATGGCACTTCAAGGCAACGTCAATTAATAATTCCGCAATGTTCAAGATAAGGAGTTTCAACCGACAACACACATGCTCCCTAATGGACGAAACATTCATACAGCGCAAACGTACTGCAGATGTAGTTGGTAGCATGGTAATTCCAAAGTATTGTGATCCTAAGACTGTTTACACACCAAAGGACATACAGACTGACATGTTATCCGAACACGGAGTGAACCTAAGCTACATGCAATcatggagagcaaaggaaaaggatttacagtttttgagagggaatCCGGCTGACTCTTACAGCAAATTacccaaatatttttatattcttgaggAGACTTATCCTGGTTCGGTTGTTAAATTGAAAAAGACAGCAGATGAATGCTTCTTATacgcatttgttgctctttgtacaTCAATAAGTGGTTGGCAACATTGTAGGCCAGTAGTAGTGGTTGATGGGACATTCTTAAAATCAGCCTACAGGGGGATTATGTTGACAGCAAGCACCATGGATGCAGCAG GAACAATATTGCCCTTGGCATATGCTGTGGTTGATTCTGAAAACGACGCATCTTGGAagtggttctttgagcaattcaagcaGTCATATGGTGAAAGACCTTCAATGTGTGTTGTTTCAGATAGGAATGAGA CACGGTCATACACTctggatgaatttaatgaaaggatgtcGAAGATTGAAGAGGTAGACCCGCGTGTGAAATCTTACCTATATGATATTGGTTATCATAGATGGTCAAGAGTACATGCAACAGTGAATAGAACGTGGACAATGACATCAAATATTGCAGAGTCGTTGAACGCAGTAACAAAAGATGCAAGAGAGCTGCCGATATTTGACCTTTTAGAGTATATGTGGACACTGCTAGAACGTTGGACCAATGAGAAGTTATTGAAGGCGAAGGGTAATTTCACATTTCTTGGGGCCAAATTCAATAAAGAATTAGATGACAACAGAACAATATCTCAGAAGCTTAAG gtgagggcttcaacagaTCATATACATACTGTGGTAGATGGTGTGAAGCGGTACATTGTGTGTCTAGAAAACAAGAAATGTAGATGTGGCCAATTCCAACTTGAAGAACTTCCATGTGCGCATGCTTTGGCAGCATTAAGGCACAAGaataaaatatatgaaaactaTTGCTCTCTGTATTACACAAGGGAGAGCCTTCTGCGTATGTATGAAATGCCAGTAAATCCTCTTCCTGATGAAAGCAAATGGAATGTGCCACAACATATTTTGGATGAGGTAGTAAAACCACCGACGGGAGATAAAAGACAGCCAGGGAGACCTAAAAAGGAAAGATATAAAACCTATGATGAAATAAAATCAAAGAAGTACAAGGTGTCATGTGGAAATTGTGGAggtgaagggcataacaaaagatcttgcaagAATGCGCCCAAGAAGAAATGA